The following are encoded together in the Arthrobacter sp. Y-9 genome:
- the acs gene encoding acetate--CoA ligase produces the protein MSEETTPAAGDALENLLQENRRFAPTPEFAASAIAGEGLYAEAAADRPAFWARQARELLSWDKDFETALDWSNAPFAKWFVGGEVNAAYNALDRHVENGLGERVAIHFEGEPGDTRSYTYAQLTDEVKKAANAFESLGVGKGDRVAVYLPMIPEAVITLLACARIGAIHSVVFGGFSADALRSRIDDAEAKLVVTADGTYRRGKPSALKPAVDEALAADGHTVQNVVVVKRNGEPVSWTEGRDQWWDDVVGGASAEHTAVAHDSEHPLFILYTCGTTGKPKGILHTTGGYLTQAAFTHKNVFDLHPETDVYWCTADVGWITGHSYVTYAPLINGATQVMYEGTPDSPHQGRWWEIVEKYKVSILYTAPTAIRTFMKWGREIPEKYDLSSIRVLGSVGEPINPEAWMWYREVIGANKAPIVDTWWQTETGAMMISPLPGVTATKPGSAQVPLPGIAVDVVDEVGESVPDGHGGFLVIREPWPSMLRGIWGDPERYKDTYWSRFDDMYFAGDGAKKDADGDVWLLGRVDDVMNVSGHRLSTTEIESALVSHPSVAEAAVVGANDETTGQAVVAFVILREGVEDTGDVIVQDLRTHVGKEIGPIAKPKNILVVPELPKTRSGKIMRRLLKDVAEGRDPGDATTLADPTVMQQIAADLRK, from the coding sequence ATGTCTGAAGAGACCACTCCAGCCGCAGGTGACGCCTTGGAAAACCTGCTCCAGGAGAACCGCCGTTTCGCCCCCACCCCCGAGTTCGCGGCGAGCGCCATCGCCGGCGAGGGCCTGTATGCGGAAGCCGCAGCTGATCGCCCCGCCTTCTGGGCCCGGCAGGCGCGTGAGCTGCTGAGCTGGGACAAAGACTTCGAGACCGCTCTGGACTGGAGCAACGCCCCCTTCGCGAAGTGGTTCGTGGGCGGCGAGGTCAATGCGGCGTACAACGCGCTGGACCGGCACGTCGAAAACGGTCTCGGCGAGCGCGTGGCCATCCACTTCGAAGGCGAGCCCGGGGACACCCGCAGCTACACCTACGCCCAGCTCACCGACGAGGTGAAGAAGGCGGCGAACGCCTTCGAATCCCTCGGCGTCGGCAAGGGCGACCGCGTCGCCGTGTACCTCCCCATGATCCCGGAAGCCGTCATCACGCTGCTGGCCTGCGCCCGGATCGGCGCCATCCACTCCGTGGTGTTCGGCGGGTTCTCGGCCGACGCTCTGCGCTCCCGCATCGACGACGCCGAAGCGAAGCTCGTCGTCACGGCCGACGGCACCTACCGCCGCGGCAAGCCAAGCGCGCTGAAGCCCGCCGTGGACGAAGCGCTCGCTGCGGACGGCCACACGGTGCAGAACGTCGTCGTGGTCAAGCGCAACGGCGAGCCGGTGTCCTGGACCGAGGGCCGCGACCAGTGGTGGGACGACGTGGTGGGAGGCGCCTCCGCCGAACACACCGCGGTGGCCCACGACTCCGAGCACCCGCTCTTCATCCTCTACACCTGCGGCACCACCGGGAAGCCCAAGGGCATCCTGCACACCACGGGCGGCTACCTGACCCAGGCGGCGTTCACCCACAAGAACGTGTTCGACCTCCACCCGGAGACGGACGTCTACTGGTGCACCGCCGACGTCGGCTGGATCACCGGTCACTCGTACGTCACCTACGCGCCGCTCATCAACGGCGCCACCCAGGTCATGTACGAAGGCACCCCGGACTCCCCGCACCAGGGACGCTGGTGGGAGATCGTGGAGAAGTACAAAGTCTCCATCCTCTACACCGCTCCCACGGCCATCCGGACCTTCATGAAATGGGGCCGCGAGATCCCGGAGAAGTACGACCTCTCCTCCATCCGCGTGCTCGGTTCCGTGGGCGAGCCCATCAACCCGGAAGCCTGGATGTGGTACCGCGAGGTCATCGGCGCTAACAAGGCGCCGATCGTGGACACCTGGTGGCAGACCGAGACCGGCGCCATGATGATCTCCCCGCTGCCCGGAGTCACCGCCACGAAGCCCGGTTCGGCCCAGGTGCCGCTGCCCGGCATCGCGGTGGACGTGGTGGACGAGGTCGGCGAGTCCGTGCCGGACGGCCACGGCGGCTTCCTGGTCATCCGCGAGCCCTGGCCGTCCATGCTCCGCGGCATCTGGGGCGACCCGGAACGCTACAAGGACACCTACTGGTCCCGCTTCGATGACATGTACTTCGCGGGCGACGGCGCCAAGAAGGACGCCGACGGGGATGTCTGGCTGCTCGGCCGCGTGGATGATGTCATGAACGTCTCCGGCCACCGCCTCTCCACCACGGAGATCGAATCAGCGCTGGTCAGCCACCCGTCCGTGGCGGAGGCCGCCGTGGTGGGCGCCAATGATGAGACCACCGGCCAGGCGGTCGTGGCGTTCGTGATCCTGCGCGAAGGCGTGGAGGACACGGGAGACGTGATCGTCCAGGACCTCCGCACCCACGTGGGCAAGGAGATCGGTCCGATCGCCAAGCCGAAGAACATCCTGGTGGTACCGGAACTTCCCAAGACCCGCTCGGGCAAGATCATGCGCCGTCTGCTCAAGGACGTGGCGGAAGGCCGAGATCCGGGTGACGCGACCACGCTGGCGGACCCCACGGTCATGCAGCAGATCGCCGCGGACCTCCGGAAGTAG
- a CDS encoding ABC transporter ATP-binding protein, whose protein sequence is MTTILHARDLSLSYPGAPLPALDFVSLSIGHGESVAIMGASGSGKTSLLHCLAGIIRPASGSITFVSDAGPLQVETLDDGARARLRREEFGFVFQQGLLLHELTALENVAVARMLNGVPRAHAEEEAARWLAHLGLAGMENRRLGELSGGQAQRVAIARAQITGARLIFADEPTGALDSTTSAEVLDLLLGTVGEGRTLVMVTHDPEVARRCGRIVTLSDGRIVSDTGAAAPASGAFGLGSGAAR, encoded by the coding sequence ATGACCACGATCCTCCACGCCAGAGACCTGTCCCTCTCCTACCCCGGCGCGCCGCTCCCGGCGCTGGACTTCGTCAGCCTGAGCATCGGCCACGGCGAGTCGGTGGCGATCATGGGCGCGTCCGGCTCCGGCAAGACCTCCCTCCTCCACTGCCTGGCGGGCATCATCCGGCCGGCCAGCGGTTCGATCACCTTCGTCTCCGACGCCGGGCCCCTTCAGGTCGAGACCCTCGACGACGGCGCCCGCGCCCGGTTGCGCCGCGAGGAGTTCGGCTTCGTCTTCCAGCAGGGACTCCTGCTCCACGAGCTGACGGCCCTGGAGAACGTGGCCGTGGCACGCATGCTCAACGGCGTCCCCCGGGCGCACGCCGAGGAGGAGGCCGCCCGCTGGCTGGCCCACCTCGGCCTGGCCGGGATGGAGAACCGCAGGCTCGGCGAGCTGTCCGGAGGTCAGGCGCAGCGCGTGGCGATCGCCCGGGCCCAGATCACCGGCGCCCGCCTGATCTTCGCGGATGAGCCCACCGGTGCCCTCGACTCGACCACGTCCGCGGAGGTCCTCGACCTGCTGCTCGGCACGGTCGGTGAAGGACGCACCCTGGTGATGGTCACCCACGATCCCGAGGTCGCTCGCCGCTGTGGCCGCATCGTGACCCTGAGCGACGGCCGGATCGTCTCCGACACCGGCGCCGCGGCACCCGCCTCGGGTGCGTTCGGTCTCGGAAGCGGTGCCGCCCGATGA